The Pseudofrankia inefficax genome window below encodes:
- a CDS encoding HpcH/HpaI aldolase/citrate lyase family protein, which yields MRHFAFLDPAARDALFHCPPKEISRDDDRRLVATALGATLYAPGTRPKLADDVRRQSAAGVASMVLCLEDAISDGDVPAAEANVVRALNELGENPPTVGDSPGLIFVRVRSAEQIPALVAGLTPAAADVLAGFVLPKFVEDSGEVSMAAVLQACDRLGRQLWAMPVLESPEVIHRETRLETLLGVRRLVDKHADHVLAVRLGATDLSGLYGLRRDRDLTIYDIAVVRDCIADIVNVCARGGDHVVTGPVWEYFAQPERLFVSSLRVTPFATADLADPVVQGPAMRRDLVSADLDRLIKEVVLDKANGLIGKTVIHPSHVAAVHALYVVTHEEYEDALTVADGETGGVRRSSYANKMNELRPHRRWAQTVLRRAEAFGVLKAGHTFVDVLAASQAVMS from the coding sequence GTGCGACACTTCGCCTTCCTCGACCCGGCGGCTCGTGACGCGTTGTTCCACTGCCCGCCGAAGGAGATCAGCCGCGACGACGACCGCCGGCTGGTCGCCACGGCCCTCGGCGCGACGCTGTACGCACCCGGGACCCGGCCGAAGCTCGCCGACGACGTGCGCCGCCAGTCGGCGGCCGGCGTCGCGTCGATGGTCCTCTGCCTGGAGGACGCGATCTCCGACGGCGACGTGCCGGCGGCCGAGGCGAACGTGGTGCGCGCGCTCAACGAACTGGGTGAGAACCCGCCGACCGTCGGCGACAGCCCGGGCCTGATCTTCGTCCGGGTCCGCTCGGCCGAGCAGATCCCGGCCCTGGTCGCGGGCCTCACGCCGGCCGCCGCCGACGTGCTCGCCGGCTTCGTCCTGCCGAAGTTCGTCGAGGACTCGGGCGAGGTGTCGATGGCCGCCGTGCTGCAGGCCTGCGACCGCCTGGGCCGGCAGCTGTGGGCGATGCCGGTGCTGGAGAGCCCCGAGGTGATCCACCGGGAGACCAGGCTGGAGACGCTGCTGGGGGTGCGCCGGCTGGTCGACAAGCACGCCGACCACGTCCTCGCCGTCCGGCTGGGCGCGACCGACCTGTCTGGCCTCTACGGGCTGCGCCGCGACCGCGACCTGACCATCTACGACATCGCCGTGGTCCGCGACTGCATCGCCGACATCGTCAACGTCTGCGCCCGCGGCGGCGACCACGTCGTCACCGGCCCGGTGTGGGAGTACTTCGCCCAGCCGGAGCGGTTGTTCGTCAGCTCGCTGCGAGTCACCCCGTTCGCCACCGCCGACCTCGCCGACCCGGTCGTCCAGGGCCCCGCGATGCGCCGCGACCTGGTCTCGGCCGACCTGGACCGGCTGATCAAGGAGGTCGTGCTCGACAAGGCGAACGGCCTGATCGGCAAGACCGTGATCCACCCCAGCCACGTCGCGGCCGTGCACGCGCTCTACGTCGTCACCCATGAGGAGTACGAGGACGCGCTCACGGTCGCCGACGGCGAGACCGGCGGGGTCCGGCGCAGCAGCTACGCCAACAAGATGAACGAGCTGCGCCCGCACCGGCGGTGGGCCCAGACCGTGCTGCGCCGCGCCGAGGCCTTCGGCGTCCTGAAGGCGGGCCACACCTTCGTCGACGTCCTGGCGGCCAGCCAGGCGGTGATGTCGTGA
- a CDS encoding phosphoribosyltransferase family protein: MDDDWLWEALGLVAEVTEDATGGGLRGLVGLALRRNPRRAHLLVSRVLGKHLPVPPAVALEAGAALAARARAGSAAAQASLASGETVFVLGYCETATALGHAVADGMPGADYLHTTRRAVAGMRSELELAEAHSHAVHHWLLPADRRLLTDPRPLLLVDDELSTGNTAIGTIRALHALAPRPAYTVAALLDARPAPARAAFDRLADELGVPVDVVSLVSATVQVPADVAERASAIRARFAAPSPENEADAARGRVSWVRPPWPAELPDGGRHGWTPAHGRLLDEVVDAAGASIAARLTAPAGRTLVLGTEELMYTPMRLAAALAGVTGGDVRYQSTTRSPVHPLDVPGYAIRTALEFPAPDDPSRVSQVYNVGPARHGGATDSSAAGRYDDIVVVVDGGVDAAADRGDGPALAGLVEALRTHAPVTVLTLPSFVPEGAR, encoded by the coding sequence GTGGACGACGACTGGCTGTGGGAGGCGCTCGGGCTCGTCGCCGAGGTGACCGAGGACGCCACCGGTGGCGGGCTGCGCGGCCTGGTCGGGCTCGCGCTGCGGCGCAACCCGCGCCGCGCGCACCTGCTGGTAAGCCGGGTGCTCGGCAAGCACCTGCCGGTCCCGCCGGCGGTCGCGCTCGAGGCAGGGGCGGCGCTCGCCGCCAGAGCCCGGGCCGGCTCCGCCGCCGCCCAGGCGTCCCTGGCCAGCGGCGAGACCGTGTTCGTGCTCGGCTACTGCGAGACGGCGACCGCGCTCGGGCACGCCGTCGCGGACGGGATGCCGGGCGCCGACTACCTGCACACCACCCGCCGGGCCGTGGCCGGGATGCGCTCCGAGCTGGAGCTCGCCGAGGCGCACTCGCACGCCGTCCACCACTGGCTGCTGCCCGCCGATCGGCGCCTGCTGACCGACCCGCGCCCCCTGTTGCTCGTCGACGACGAGCTGTCCACCGGCAACACCGCGATCGGGACGATCCGGGCCCTGCACGCGCTCGCCCCCCGGCCCGCCTACACGGTCGCCGCGTTGCTGGACGCCCGGCCGGCCCCGGCGCGGGCGGCCTTCGACCGGCTCGCCGACGAGCTGGGCGTGCCGGTCGACGTCGTCTCGCTGGTCTCGGCGACCGTCCAGGTGCCCGCGGACGTCGCCGAGCGGGCCAGCGCGATCCGCGCGCGGTTCGCCGCTCCCAGCCCGGAGAACGAAGCCGACGCCGCGCGTGGCCGGGTGAGCTGGGTGCGGCCGCCATGGCCGGCCGAGCTGCCCGACGGCGGGCGCCACGGCTGGACGCCCGCGCACGGCCGGCTGCTCGACGAGGTCGTCGACGCGGCGGGCGCCTCGATCGCCGCCCGGCTTACCGCCCCGGCCGGACGGACCCTCGTGCTGGGCACCGAGGAGCTCATGTACACGCCGATGCGACTGGCGGCGGCCCTCGCCGGGGTGACCGGCGGCGACGTGCGCTACCAGTCGACGACGCGCTCGCCGGTGCACCCGCTGGACGTCCCCGGCTACGCGATCCGCACCGCGCTGGAATTCCCCGCGCCCGACGACCCGAGCCGGGTCAGCCAGGTCTACAACGTCGGGCCCGCCCGTCACGGCGGCGCCACGGACAGCTCGGCCGCCGGCCGCTATGACGACATCGTGGTGGTCGTCGACGGCGGGGTCGACGCCGCGGCCGACCGCGGTGACGGCCCGGCCCTGGCTGGGCTGGTCGAGGCGTTGCGCACCCACGCGCCGGTCACAGTCCTCACCCTGCCGTCGTTCGTCCCGGAAGGCGCCCGATGA
- a CDS encoding cysteine protease StiP family protein, translating into MTATTQPAATTQPAAATQPPATTQPAPATQPPATTQPAAATGRHPGPVPVDAPAEAGLPGTIGSGSYDPADVTFLLKDLSAADLERATEDREEDMQRGRHYSEDLPVEYQPDESYLALYHQALERSATRVALAVGLVCELVRVAKPAPVLVSIARAGTPIGILMRRWYAYSLGLDVPHYAISVIKDRGIDLNAVRYLTERHDPAALQFVDGWTGKGVMTRVLAEAAPGLGLDDTMAVLADPARCVSLYGTRDDFLIPSACLNSTVSGLVSRTVLNAEHIGPADFHGAKYYRDLEPHDLSRHFIETVVARFPEVAAEVAATWPELWSSDRTPTWAGWAAVERIAERYEIPDVAMVKPGVGEATRVLLRRVPWRVLVAPDRVEELPHVLALAEARGVPVEEMPGLPFSCVGLVRPVRADGEAPVFHTPQSRWRPSDVAEGGQ; encoded by the coding sequence ATGACCGCGACCACTCAGCCTGCCGCGACCACTCAGCCTGCCGCGGCGACCCAGCCTCCCGCGACGACTCAGCCTGCCCCGGCGACCCAGCCTCCCGCGACCACTCAGCCGGCCGCGGCGACCGGACGCCACCCCGGCCCGGTCCCGGTGGACGCCCCGGCGGAGGCCGGCCTGCCGGGCACGATCGGCTCCGGCTCCTACGACCCGGCCGACGTCACCTTCCTGCTCAAGGACCTCTCCGCCGCCGACCTCGAACGGGCGACCGAGGACCGCGAGGAGGACATGCAGCGCGGCCGGCACTACTCGGAGGACCTGCCGGTCGAGTACCAGCCGGACGAGAGCTACCTGGCGCTGTACCACCAGGCGCTGGAGCGCTCGGCGACCCGGGTGGCGCTGGCGGTGGGGCTGGTCTGTGAGCTGGTCCGGGTGGCCAAGCCCGCGCCGGTGCTCGTCTCGATCGCCCGTGCCGGCACTCCGATCGGCATCCTGATGCGCCGCTGGTACGCCTACAGCCTCGGGCTGGACGTGCCGCACTACGCCATCTCGGTGATCAAGGACCGGGGCATCGACCTGAACGCCGTCCGGTACCTCACCGAGCGCCACGACCCGGCCGCCCTCCAGTTCGTCGACGGCTGGACGGGCAAGGGCGTGATGACCCGCGTCCTGGCCGAGGCGGCACCGGGCCTCGGCCTGGACGACACGATGGCCGTCCTCGCCGACCCGGCCCGCTGCGTCTCCCTCTACGGCACCCGCGACGACTTCCTGATCCCGAGCGCCTGCCTGAACTCGACCGTCTCCGGCCTGGTCAGCCGTACGGTGCTGAACGCCGAGCACATCGGCCCGGCCGACTTCCACGGCGCCAAGTACTACCGCGACCTGGAGCCGCACGACCTGTCCCGCCACTTCATCGAGACGGTCGTCGCCCGGTTCCCGGAGGTCGCCGCCGAGGTGGCCGCGACCTGGCCCGAGCTGTGGTCGTCCGACCGGACCCCGACGTGGGCCGGCTGGGCCGCCGTCGAGCGGATCGCCGAGCGCTACGAGATCCCGGACGTCGCCATGGTCAAGCCGGGGGTCGGCGAGGCCACCCGGGTGCTGCTGCGCCGGGTGCCGTGGCGGGTCCTGGTGGCCCCGGACCGGGTCGAGGAGCTGCCGCATGTGCTGGCGCTGGCCGAGGCTCGCGGCGTGCCGGTCGAGGAGATGCCAGGCCTGCCGTTCTCCTGCGTCGGTCTGGTCCGCCCCGTGCGGGCCGACGGCGAGGCACCCGTGTTCCACACCCCGCAGTCGCGCTGGCGCCCCTCCGACGTAGCGGAGGGCGGCCAGTGA
- a CDS encoding HNH endonuclease signature motif containing protein, translating to MVDAVFDEALAGLAGCDASATLALAARLARLTSRLEGLTIHTHVHLARLRPTDPGDETGDPYSSFAADELAAELAQSPRTMSSRLATAWEIAHELPAALAELTAGMLDHTRLAALHQLTACLTAGQRATVEAAMLAGSRLASPPRWRRKIHRLVGRLDPEAAAKRRQRAHAERTVSIQALHDGMAQLTAVLTAEDAQAIYDRINKIVHSGTLANGDPHHGDTRPIDARRADVLTALLLGNRREHVTVELQVIAPVGTLAGLDQNPVELAGFGPIPAEVGRALAADARWRRVLTDPETGTVLDLGHRRVPTPALARLVRHQQTRCVFPGCGMPATRTDIDHVTAHAEGGATALDNLGLLCRHHHRAKHGGQWTLEQSKPGVFVWTSPTRRVFTTDTTVNEEESNTPIPAPASGHVNPAAARSTIPTQRGHSGTRCPF from the coding sequence GTGGTTGACGCGGTGTTCGACGAAGCACTCGCCGGGCTGGCTGGCTGCGACGCATCGGCGACGTTGGCGCTGGCAGCCCGGTTGGCTCGATTGACCTCCCGGTTGGAGGGGCTGACGATCCACACCCACGTGCATCTCGCCCGACTGCGCCCGACCGATCCCGGAGACGAGACGGGTGACCCGTACTCGTCGTTCGCTGCCGACGAACTGGCGGCGGAACTGGCGCAGTCGCCACGGACGATGTCGAGCCGGCTGGCGACTGCCTGGGAGATCGCTCACGAACTCCCAGCCGCGCTCGCCGAGCTGACCGCCGGCATGCTCGATCACACCCGACTCGCCGCACTGCATCAGCTCACGGCATGCCTCACCGCCGGGCAGCGAGCCACCGTCGAGGCCGCGATGCTCGCCGGCAGCCGGCTGGCATCCCCGCCGCGGTGGCGACGGAAGATCCATCGGCTCGTCGGCCGTCTCGATCCGGAGGCCGCCGCGAAACGCCGCCAGCGGGCTCACGCCGAACGCACGGTCAGCATCCAGGCTCTCCACGACGGCATGGCCCAGCTGACGGCGGTGCTCACCGCCGAGGACGCCCAGGCGATCTACGACCGGATCAACAAGATCGTCCACTCCGGCACCCTCGCCAACGGCGACCCCCACCACGGCGACACCCGTCCGATCGACGCGCGCCGCGCCGACGTCCTCACCGCGCTGCTCCTGGGCAACCGCCGCGAACACGTCACCGTCGAGCTCCAGGTCATCGCCCCCGTCGGGACCCTGGCTGGGCTCGACCAGAACCCTGTGGAGCTCGCGGGATTCGGGCCGATCCCCGCGGAGGTCGGTCGGGCGCTCGCCGCCGACGCCCGATGGCGCCGCGTTCTCACCGACCCCGAGACCGGCACGGTCCTGGACCTGGGTCACCGCCGAGTGCCCACCCCCGCACTCGCCCGCCTCGTGCGCCACCAACAGACCCGCTGTGTTTTCCCCGGCTGCGGTATGCCTGCGACCCGGACCGACATCGACCACGTCACAGCCCATGCAGAGGGAGGTGCCACCGCCCTGGACAACTTGGGCCTTCTCTGCCGGCACCACCACCGTGCCAAACACGGAGGCCAATGGACGCTCGAACAATCCAAACCAGGCGTCTTTGTCTGGACCAGCCCTACCCGCCGGGTTTTCACCACAGATACGACCGTCAACGAGGAAGAATCCAACACCCCGATTCCCGCGCCCGCGAGCGGGCATGTAAACCCCGCGGCGGCCCGATCTACTATCCCCACCCAGAGAGGACACTCTGGTACTCGGTGTCCATTCTGA
- the acs gene encoding acetate--CoA ligase — protein sequence MTTTDETRSPGALEAELERMLAVETFDPPAGFTRRGPIDADVAAAAADPVAFWADKARELLTWDKPFTKVLNEENPPFYKWFEDGELNLSANCLDRHVDAGNGDRVAFHWAGEEGERLAVTYADLLAETQRLANGLRSLGVGRGDVVGIFLPMIPQVAAAMLACARIGAVHNVVFGGFAATAVKERMEVSDAKVLITVDGARRKGRTAPVKSAVDAEMGELASLEHIIVVEAVGAAGLGGQRAPMKAGRDVWYADLLAAADPVCPAEPMPAEAPLFILYSSGSTAKPKGILHTTGGYLLGATYTYRAVFDLDPATDVYWCSADVGWITGHSYIVYGPLANGATSVMYEGAPDYPDYDVWWKLIDEYKVTVFYTAPTAIRACIKWGAEYPDRHDLSSLRLLGTVGEPINPKAWLWYHKVIGGERCPIVDTWWQTETGAIMISPIPGVTSTKPGSATRPLPGYSPALVTEDGQPLSEGVGVLVVTKPWPSMLRTLYKDDERFVETYFSRFGPTTYLVGDAARLDADGYFWIIGRIDDVINVSGHRLSTAEVESAIVAHEAVAEAAVVAQADEQTGQAIVAFVTLSGGRIGDDATVAELREHVAARIGKLARPKRIIWADDLPKTRSGKIMRRLLRDVAEGRALGDVTTLRDPAVMAALATKVAEAGPDDQ from the coding sequence ATGACCACCACCGACGAGACCAGGAGTCCCGGCGCGCTCGAGGCCGAGCTGGAGCGGATGCTCGCGGTGGAGACCTTCGACCCGCCGGCGGGCTTCACCCGGCGCGGCCCGATCGACGCCGATGTCGCGGCCGCCGCGGCCGACCCGGTGGCGTTCTGGGCCGACAAGGCCCGCGAGCTGCTTACCTGGGACAAGCCGTTCACCAAGGTCCTCAACGAGGAGAACCCGCCGTTCTACAAGTGGTTCGAGGACGGCGAGCTGAATCTCTCGGCGAACTGCCTGGACCGGCACGTCGACGCGGGCAACGGGGACCGGGTGGCCTTCCACTGGGCCGGCGAGGAGGGCGAGCGGCTGGCCGTCACCTACGCCGACCTGCTGGCCGAGACCCAGCGGCTCGCGAACGGGCTGCGCTCGCTCGGCGTCGGCCGGGGTGACGTCGTCGGGATCTTCCTGCCGATGATCCCGCAGGTCGCGGCCGCGATGCTGGCCTGTGCCCGGATCGGCGCGGTCCACAACGTCGTGTTCGGCGGGTTCGCGGCGACGGCGGTCAAGGAGCGGATGGAGGTCTCCGACGCCAAGGTGCTCATCACCGTCGACGGCGCCCGCCGCAAGGGCCGCACGGCGCCGGTGAAGTCCGCGGTGGACGCGGAGATGGGCGAGCTGGCGAGCCTGGAGCACATCATCGTCGTCGAGGCGGTCGGCGCGGCCGGGCTCGGCGGCCAGCGGGCGCCGATGAAGGCCGGCCGCGACGTCTGGTACGCCGACCTGCTCGCCGCCGCCGACCCGGTCTGCCCGGCGGAGCCGATGCCGGCCGAGGCGCCGCTGTTCATCCTCTACAGCTCGGGCTCGACGGCGAAGCCGAAGGGCATCCTGCACACCACCGGCGGCTATCTGCTCGGCGCCACCTACACCTACCGCGCGGTCTTCGACCTGGACCCGGCGACGGACGTCTACTGGTGCTCGGCCGACGTCGGCTGGATCACCGGTCACTCCTACATCGTCTACGGCCCGCTCGCCAACGGCGCCACCAGCGTGATGTACGAGGGCGCGCCGGACTACCCGGACTACGACGTCTGGTGGAAGCTGATCGACGAGTACAAGGTGACCGTCTTCTACACGGCGCCGACGGCGATCCGCGCGTGCATCAAGTGGGGAGCGGAGTACCCGGACCGCCACGACCTGTCCTCGCTGCGCCTGCTCGGGACCGTGGGCGAGCCGATCAACCCGAAGGCCTGGCTCTGGTACCACAAGGTGATCGGCGGCGAGCGCTGCCCGATCGTCGACACCTGGTGGCAGACCGAGACGGGCGCGATCATGATCTCGCCGATCCCGGGTGTGACGTCGACCAAGCCGGGCTCGGCGACCAGGCCGCTGCCGGGCTACAGCCCGGCGCTGGTGACCGAGGACGGCCAGCCGCTCAGCGAGGGCGTCGGCGTGCTCGTGGTGACCAAGCCGTGGCCGTCGATGCTGCGCACCCTCTACAAGGACGACGAGCGGTTCGTCGAGACGTACTTCTCCCGGTTCGGCCCGACGACCTACCTGGTCGGTGACGCGGCCCGGCTGGACGCCGACGGCTACTTCTGGATCATCGGCCGGATCGACGACGTCATCAACGTCTCGGGGCACCGGCTGTCGACCGCGGAGGTGGAGTCGGCGATCGTCGCGCACGAGGCCGTCGCCGAGGCCGCCGTCGTCGCCCAGGCGGACGAGCAGACCGGCCAGGCGATTGTCGCGTTCGTGACACTCTCCGGTGGCCGGATCGGGGACGACGCGACGGTGGCCGAGCTGCGCGAGCACGTCGCCGCCAGGATCGGCAAGCTCGCCCGCCCGAAGCGGATCATCTGGGCCGACGACCTGCCGAAGACCCGGTCCGGCAAGATCATGCGACGGCTGCTGCGGGACGTCGCGGAGGGCCGCGCGCTCGGGGACGTCACGACACTGCGCGATCCGGCCGTCATGGCGGCCCTCGCGACCAAGGTGGCCGAGGCCGGTCCCGACGACCAGTAA